In the Pseudobacteriovorax antillogorgiicola genome, AAAGCTGACTGGCTAAATCTTGGACAAAACTCTGGTCACATGAAATCGATAAAACACCAAAGAAGTCCGGCCCAAAAAAGTTCACAACTCCTGTCACAGCACCAAAGGGCTCGGCTTTCCTCCTCAGGTACGGCTCCTGAACCTCTGGCTCCAGTCCGAAGTAGAAGTTGAGTAGCTTGCTGCCACTCTGTTTGAACAAATCTATATATTTGGGATTGTAGGCAATAGCTTGCTTCCGACTAGGATAGATCGAAGACTCGATTTTACGCTTCAATTCCCCCGGATCCACTGGCTTTGACATGGCTTCCACCAGCTTCATCGCTTCCAACTTAGGTAACACATCTTGCTTTAAGTTACTGGATACCACAATGATAGGACAATGCCTATTTAAGTCAGTGGCTTTGATGCAAGCGATCAACTGAACACCGTGAAGATGAGGCATATTTAAATCAGTGACGATGGCATCAAAGGCTGTATTTTGAACCAGTTCGAATGCCTGCAAACCATTGTCGGCAGTCACGACTGTCATACGATCTGAAGAAAAAATACTACGATAGCAAGCTATTACGTCTGGCTCATCATCAACGATGAGAATCTTCTTTGCTTTGACACCCACCCTATAGCCTCCTAACACTATGGAGAAAACCACTGCGATTGATATAGGGTAGGTTTCGGAAGGCGGACTGGAGGATTTACTAATTATCCCCAGCCCTGCCTAGAAAAAGAGATATACTTCTATAATTACTTAAGAAAAATCTTTTCTTTTGATCAGTTCTGAGGACTGATGCTCACACCTTCGCCAGCCTTAACCCGCCGCACAATATCTGAAGTGGATAATCCGTCAACGAAGGCGATTCTTTCCACCTTACCACCTGCTGCGGTAACGGTGTCGGCCCCGACAATTTCATGAAGCTCGTAATCAGCGCCCTTTACCAAGACATCGGGCATCAAGTCTTGAATCAGCTGTGCCGGCGTTTCCTCGTCGAAACTAACTACATAGTCGACACACTCCAACGCGGCCAACAATGCCAGCCGCTGCTCACAGGGAATGATAGGTCGGCTCTCACCTTTGAGCTGCCGCACGGATTGGTCAGAGTTAACACCGATAACCAGCCCATGCCCCAAGGATCTCGCCTCCTCAAGATAAGCAATGTGACCAGCGTGCAAGAGGTCAAAGCAACCATTCGTGAATACGATTTTTCGCCCCTGGTCTTGTATGTTCAATATTTCATTCTTAAGGCTAGCACGATCCATAATTTTGCGCCCCGTCGCGTGCCAGCCAAAATCATGGCGAGTCGTTTCATCTAATGCTGCTAAGAGGTCTGATTTTGTGATCGGTTGCGTTCCCCACTTCTCAACCACACAACCGGCAGCAAGATTTGCCAATCTCATAGCTTCTGGAAAACCTGTCTGGCTTCCCATGGCTAACGCCATGATCGAAACAACTGTATCCCCTGCTCCTGAAACGTCGAATACTTCTCTCTTTACTGCCGCCAAATGATGAACCACACCATCAGCTGTGAGCCCTAACATACCTTTGGCTCCTAGGGTGACCAATATATTCTTGAGGTCGAAGCGTTCCTTAAGCTTTGACGCCAGCATTTCTGGGTCCCAGTTTTGGTTGCTGTCAAGACCCAGAGCCTCGCAGGCTTCTTTGTAATTTGGTGTGATAAGATCAGCACCTGCATAACCTGAATAATCTTTGCCTTTGGGATCGACGACGACAGGCACCCCTTGCTCTCGGGCATAGCTGATCAGCTGCTTCAAAAACTCTGGAGGCAATGATCCTTTGCCATAGTCACTCACAAGAAGCGCGTCGCACGAAAGCTCTTTCACGCGACTCAGCAATCGCTCCTGCAAGTCCTGGCTGATAGGCCTGACTTCTTCCCAATCAATCCGTACCAGCTGCTGATGGTTTGCTGTGATTCGAGTTTTACGCACAGTAGGGCGATCGAGGTCCGTTTCAATATTTTTGATGTCGACGTCATCAGCTTTTAATATCTGCTTGAGCTGGTCAGCTGCTCCATCATTGCCACAAACGCCAGCAATCGAGCAATAGCCACCCACTAGCTGAATGTTGCGAGCCACGTTCGCTGCTCCACCTGCTGTCGCGGTGCTGCTCTGAACAAGGTGCACTGGTACAGGAGCCTCAGGGGATATTCGATTTACCGATCCGTCCAAATACTCGTCTAAAATCAGATCGCCTACGACGACCACTCTTGCTGAGGTTTTTTCCCATGGCAGACGCCCGTGACTTTGCTCCAACATCAACACTTCCTTATATGATCAAGACCTTCCTTCTTCTCTCACAATAGCAATGATTTCAAGTCAAAGATATGACGGCGAGCCCTCTTTCGTCACAAGTTTGACCCAGATCTGCGACATCATTTTGGCGTGATGTGGATTTGCCTCAGAATTTCAACTCATTAACCATGGCATAGCTCTTGCTTAGTCAAATTTGCCGACTATTACAAATTCCAGAGTGAGCAAAAGAATGACGGTGGTAGTCAACATGAAACGCTTTATCCTACTAGGCTTCTGGCTAACATGCCAGCTTGCACTAGGACAAAGGTATAGCCAAATCGTAATCCCGTTTCCTAATGAAAGGGCTTACGACTACCACTTCAATCAGCGTGACAATGCCATCATAATCGAACTCAAAAACACTCAACCTGAAGACTTAGACCCACTGTACAATTACGACGACCGATTGATTCGTCGCCTCATCGTTAAAGAGATGTCTGGCAAAGATACCCAGATCAAACTGGTTCTCAGAGACCAATCCATCAAAGCTGCTATCTATGCCTTCAAAGAACCCCATCGATTAGTGATCGATCTCTATGATAACAGGTTTCAAGAGGCGCGCGATCCAAAGACCGGCCTACCATTTGTTGATAATGGGCCACCAACGGCAGGAACTTCACCATACCCAAGCTCGGCGCCCGAAGAACGATTGGCTCGGGAGCCCCCTAGCCGTAGTCGCAAACAAATGTTTGTCCGTATGAAGCGTGACGCTCAGCAGGAACCTGCAGAAGATGACTCAAGCAGCTCTGGAAGGAAGCGGCGACTACTTCAACCTAAACCCAAAGACATTCAAAACCCTCAGCAACTGGTCCTAGCTCTTGAAAAAACCAATCCCGGAATCGGCTCCGCATGGAAAAACTATCCTGTCTACATGTATCGCACTCAAACTAGCGCTAGTAGAACTGGCAAAAACTATCGATCTTGGCTTCAAAAAAATGCTGGCCGAGCCATGGACTCCGGTGAGGCGATGGCTGACTATGCAAGCCAACTTTTCGACTTTGGACACGAACTCAAAGCACTTATTGCCTATCAGAAAGTTCTCCATGAAAGCCCTCTCGTATTTGATAAGGACTCCAAGCACCTTTGGAATCTCGCAGAAATACACTTTGGGCAGCGTAACTTAACCCTTGCTGATGGCTACTACCAGAGCGTGATCGATAAACATCCAGATAGCCCGCTAGCTCAATTTGCAGCTATGAGAAAGCTTGATGTACGGGCCTTGAAGGCGGCTGACCGATCCCAGTGGGACATATTTCCAAAACTCTATGCCCAGCTCGATACGATTCAAACCCAGGCTCTCCCAGAATTGCGATCCCTCGTTGCCATACGCAAGGCCTATTGGGGCCAAGACCCTGCAGCAATCCCTAGTATTGTCGATGATAAGCATAAACTTCCCACGCCTGATGCGGTGGCATTAAACCAACTAGAGTCCACACAATCCGTTGCCGAAAATCCGAAAACGGTCTTCCTGATTTCCTCCATTTTGTTAAACGACAAGCTCCGCAACTTACAATGGAATCAAACAACTGCCAACTTCGCTGGAAAATATTTCAAACGTTTTCAAGGCAAAGCGACGGAACCATTTCGATCCAATCTACTTGCACAAACAAAGAAGAATATTAGTCACAACATCCTAAAAAGCGCCGATACCAATGAAAGCTTACGAGCCATCAATATGCTCGAAAACTTACCCAAGTCACTAGGGTCTGCAACCGACTCTCGGGATCTAGCTTGGGCTATTGGTGAATCCTACCGGAAAATTCAACAGCCCCAGAAGGCTGTTCCTTACTATGAACAAGCCAAAGCCCTCAGCACAGATAAAATACAAGAGTTTCAGGCTCAGATGTACTTGATTCAAGTTCTCAAACGAAGCCTCGATATTGAAATCGCAAAAAACAATACTGCTAAGATGAATAGCCTACGCAAGAAACTTCAGGGTGAAGATGCCAAGCTTGCCCAAACATGGGATCGCTTGGAAGGTGGGGACAAGTTAGCCATGACCGTTCAGTTCAAAGAACACCTCGAAGCTAACTTAAGTGACAGTCAATCCACCAAAACTCACAACAAAATTCATCTTTGGTCTTGGACGAAGGCTATCACTCCAAGCAAACAGGATATCGTCGATAACGACACTTGGAAGTCTAGCTACCAGGCAAATGCAGAAGCAATTTTTACTCTGAGCCAACTATCTAAGGAGTTTCTCCAAGATGGCGACACGCTCAATCATCGTAAAGCGAAATCCCTTCTCCGTAACATTGATCCAGGCACTCTACAAGACCAGAAAGCTGAGAAGCTCTGGGCCCAAGAACTGACGGAACTAGCTGAAATTCACAGAGAGAATAACGAATACCTGGATGCTGGTCGGATCTATGCATTGACAGGAAACAAAAGCAAAAATTGGGAAAAGCGCGCCGAAGCTCTCTATAAGGGAGGGCTTCTTTTATATAGGTCAGGAAGACGAGAGGAAGCACTTCAAGCGTTCGAACAAGCCGCTAATGATGGCAACAATCTGCTCTATGCCGAGTTAGCAAAGAAACGCCTTGAACAACTTAAAGAATAGGGAGTATTCTAATGAATCGTGTTGATCCAGGAAACAACGCCATTGCCCACCCTCCTTCGGGAGACCAGAAACCAAGCTCGGATGAGTACTTGGCCTACGTTAAAAGCAAGCAACAAGAGAAGAAAAGCCGACCTAGCACGGAGTTTATTTTCGCCGACGAAAAAATGATGAAGATCCGTGAGGTCATTCATCAGATTGCCAATGCAAACGTGCCTGTTCTCATATCTGGGGAATCAGGCACTGGTAAGGAAATCGTTGCACGCATGATTCATGCTTGCTCCAAGCGCAAGGAGCAGTCTTTCGTAG is a window encoding:
- a CDS encoding response regulator, with the protein product MGVKAKKILIVDDEPDVIACYRSIFSSDRMTVVTADNGLQAFELVQNTAFDAIVTDLNMPHLHGVQLIACIKATDLNRHCPIIVVSSNLKQDVLPKLEAMKLVEAMSKPVDPGELKRKIESSIYPSRKQAIAYNPKYIDLFKQSGSKLLNFYFGLEPEVQEPYLRRKAEPFGAVTGVVNFFGPDFFGVLSISCDQSFVQDLASQLFGIEASEVDVVQFVDLVGELANQLGGFVKDHVTSSGMDVMLGIPFILAQDHKIPACVSSPKIAILYSIGRGNCRVEFALGDPQHLHLHGKQDTSDIFVYDSSKVA
- a CDS encoding tetratricopeptide repeat protein, with product MKRFILLGFWLTCQLALGQRYSQIVIPFPNERAYDYHFNQRDNAIIIELKNTQPEDLDPLYNYDDRLIRRLIVKEMSGKDTQIKLVLRDQSIKAAIYAFKEPHRLVIDLYDNRFQEARDPKTGLPFVDNGPPTAGTSPYPSSAPEERLAREPPSRSRKQMFVRMKRDAQQEPAEDDSSSSGRKRRLLQPKPKDIQNPQQLVLALEKTNPGIGSAWKNYPVYMYRTQTSASRTGKNYRSWLQKNAGRAMDSGEAMADYASQLFDFGHELKALIAYQKVLHESPLVFDKDSKHLWNLAEIHFGQRNLTLADGYYQSVIDKHPDSPLAQFAAMRKLDVRALKAADRSQWDIFPKLYAQLDTIQTQALPELRSLVAIRKAYWGQDPAAIPSIVDDKHKLPTPDAVALNQLESTQSVAENPKTVFLISSILLNDKLRNLQWNQTTANFAGKYFKRFQGKATEPFRSNLLAQTKKNISHNILKSADTNESLRAINMLENLPKSLGSATDSRDLAWAIGESYRKIQQPQKAVPYYEQAKALSTDKIQEFQAQMYLIQVLKRSLDIEIAKNNTAKMNSLRKKLQGEDAKLAQTWDRLEGGDKLAMTVQFKEHLEANLSDSQSTKTHNKIHLWSWTKAITPSKQDIVDNDTWKSSYQANAEAIFTLSQLSKEFLQDGDTLNHRKAKSLLRNIDPGTLQDQKAEKLWAQELTELAEIHRENNEYLDAGRIYALTGNKSKNWEKRAEALYKGGLLLYRSGRREEALQAFEQAANDGNNLLYAELAKKRLEQLKE
- the rfaE2 gene encoding D-glycero-beta-D-manno-heptose 1-phosphate adenylyltransferase; this encodes MLEQSHGRLPWEKTSARVVVVGDLILDEYLDGSVNRISPEAPVPVHLVQSSTATAGGAANVARNIQLVGGYCSIAGVCGNDGAADQLKQILKADDVDIKNIETDLDRPTVRKTRITANHQQLVRIDWEEVRPISQDLQERLLSRVKELSCDALLVSDYGKGSLPPEFLKQLISYAREQGVPVVVDPKGKDYSGYAGADLITPNYKEACEALGLDSNQNWDPEMLASKLKERFDLKNILVTLGAKGMLGLTADGVVHHLAAVKREVFDVSGAGDTVVSIMALAMGSQTGFPEAMRLANLAAGCVVEKWGTQPITKSDLLAALDETTRHDFGWHATGRKIMDRASLKNEILNIQDQGRKIVFTNGCFDLLHAGHIAYLEEARSLGHGLVIGVNSDQSVRQLKGESRPIIPCEQRLALLAALECVDYVVSFDEETPAQLIQDLMPDVLVKGADYELHEIVGADTVTAAGGKVERIAFVDGLSTSDIVRRVKAGEGVSISPQN